A portion of the Pseudorasbora parva isolate DD20220531a chromosome 1, ASM2467924v1, whole genome shotgun sequence genome contains these proteins:
- the sh3gl3a gene encoding endophilin-A3a isoform X2 — MSVAGFKKQLHKASQLLSEKISGAEGTKLDEDFMEMERKIEVTNKSVFELMTKTTEYLQPNPASRAKLGMLNTVSKIRGQVKTTGYPQTEGVLGDCMLRYGRELGEESTFGAALVDIGEAMKQMADIKDALDINVKQNFIDPLQTLQDKDLKEIVHHLKKLEGRRLDFDYKKKRQGKIPDEEIKQAVEKFEESKELAERSMFNFLENDVEQVSQLSALIEAALDYHRQSLEILEELNSKIQNRISNASSRPKKEFKPKSIVSSLETVENTQHNGLSHTSSVKTTDIQVIHTVNGKKIESHMDQPCCRSLYDFEPENEGELGFKEGDIIILTNQIDENWYEGMINGESGFFPINYVEVLVPLPQ, encoded by the exons TTATTAAGTGAAAAGATAAGCGGTGCAGAAGGGACAAAACTCGATGAAGACTTCATGGAAATGGAGCGG AAAATAGAAGTCACAAACAAGTCTGTTTTTGAACTCATGACTAAAACCACAGAATACCTTCAACCAAACCCAG CATCAAGAGCCAAACTAGGAATGCTCAACACCGTGTCGAAGATCAGAGGGCAAGTAAAGACGACGGGTTATCCTCAAACTGAAGGGGTATTAGGAGACTGCATGCTGCGATATGGACGGGAACTGGGGGAGGAGTCCACTTTCG GGGCTGCGCTGGTAGACATTGGTGAAGCCATGAAACAGATGGCCGATATTAAAGACGCCCTCGATATCAATGTGAAACAGAACTTCATTGACCCACTTCAGACTCTACAAGACAAAGACCTCAAAGAGATTGTG CATCATTTGAAGAAACTGGAGGGTCGACGGCTAGATTTTGACTATAAGAAGAAGCGTCAAGGCAAGATTCCTGATGAGGAGATCAAACAAGCTGTGGAGAAGTTTGAGGAATCCAAAGAACTTGCTGAAAGGAGCATGTTCAACTTTTTGGAGAATGAT GTGGAGCAGGTGAGTCAGTTATCAGCTCTGATCGAGGCAGCGCTGGATTACCATCGACAGTCCTTGGAGATCCTGGAGGAACTCAAcagcaaaatacagaacag GATATCTAACGCAAGCAGCCGGCCCAAAAAAGAGTTCAAGCCAAAATCGATCGTGTCCAGTTTGGAGACTGTCGAGAACACACAGCACAATGGACTTTCCCACACCTCATCAGTCAAAACCACAG ATATCCAGGTCATCCACACTGTAAATGGAAAAA AGATAGAGTCACACATGGACCAGCCCTGCTGTCGATCGCTCTATGACTTTGAGCCGGAGAACGAGGGTGAGCTTGGTTTCAAAGAGGGAGACATCATCATCCTCACAAATCAGATTGATGAGAACTGGTATGAAGGCATGATTAACGGCGAATCAGGCTTCTTCCCCATAAACTACGTTGAGGTCCTAGTTCCCCTGCCTCAGTGA
- the sh3gl3a gene encoding endophilin-A3a isoform X3 has product MSVAGFKKQLHKASQLLSEKISGAEGTKLDEDFMEMERKIEVTNKSVFELMTKTTEYLQPNPASRAKLGMLNTVSKIRGQVKTTGYPQTEGVLGDCMLRYGRELGEESTFGAALVDIGEAMKQMADIKDALDINVKQNFIDPLQTLQDKDLKEIVHHLKKLEGRRLDFDYKKKRQGKIPDEEIKQAVEKFEESKELAERSMFNFLENDVEQVSQLSALIEAALDYHRQSLEILEELNSKIQNRISNASSRPKKEFKPKSIVSSLETVENTQHNGLSHTSSVKTTEIESHMDQPCCRSLYDFEPENEGELGFKEGDIIILTNQIDENWYEGMINGESGFFPINYVEVLVPLPQ; this is encoded by the exons TTATTAAGTGAAAAGATAAGCGGTGCAGAAGGGACAAAACTCGATGAAGACTTCATGGAAATGGAGCGG AAAATAGAAGTCACAAACAAGTCTGTTTTTGAACTCATGACTAAAACCACAGAATACCTTCAACCAAACCCAG CATCAAGAGCCAAACTAGGAATGCTCAACACCGTGTCGAAGATCAGAGGGCAAGTAAAGACGACGGGTTATCCTCAAACTGAAGGGGTATTAGGAGACTGCATGCTGCGATATGGACGGGAACTGGGGGAGGAGTCCACTTTCG GGGCTGCGCTGGTAGACATTGGTGAAGCCATGAAACAGATGGCCGATATTAAAGACGCCCTCGATATCAATGTGAAACAGAACTTCATTGACCCACTTCAGACTCTACAAGACAAAGACCTCAAAGAGATTGTG CATCATTTGAAGAAACTGGAGGGTCGACGGCTAGATTTTGACTATAAGAAGAAGCGTCAAGGCAAGATTCCTGATGAGGAGATCAAACAAGCTGTGGAGAAGTTTGAGGAATCCAAAGAACTTGCTGAAAGGAGCATGTTCAACTTTTTGGAGAATGAT GTGGAGCAGGTGAGTCAGTTATCAGCTCTGATCGAGGCAGCGCTGGATTACCATCGACAGTCCTTGGAGATCCTGGAGGAACTCAAcagcaaaatacagaacag GATATCTAACGCAAGCAGCCGGCCCAAAAAAGAGTTCAAGCCAAAATCGATCGTGTCCAGTTTGGAGACTGTCGAGAACACACAGCACAATGGACTTTCCCACACCTCATCAGTCAAAACCACAG AGATAGAGTCACACATGGACCAGCCCTGCTGTCGATCGCTCTATGACTTTGAGCCGGAGAACGAGGGTGAGCTTGGTTTCAAAGAGGGAGACATCATCATCCTCACAAATCAGATTGATGAGAACTGGTATGAAGGCATGATTAACGGCGAATCAGGCTTCTTCCCCATAAACTACGTTGAGGTCCTAGTTCCCCTGCCTCAGTGA
- the sh3gl3a gene encoding endophilin-A3a isoform X1, which yields MSVAGFKKQLHKASQLLSEKISGAEGTKLDEDFMEMERKIEVTNKSVFELMTKTTEYLQPNPASRAKLGMLNTVSKIRGQVKTTGYPQTEGVLGDCMLRYGRELGEESTFGAALVDIGEAMKQMADIKDALDINVKQNFIDPLQTLQDKDLKEIVHHLKKLEGRRLDFDYKKKRQGKIPDEEIKQAVEKFEESKELAERSMFNFLENDVEQVSQLSALIEAALDYHRQSLEILEELNSKIQNRISNASSRPKKEFKPKSIVSSLETVENTQHNGLSHTSSVKTTDIQVIHTVNGKIDQFTHTAPTVPNLSWPDSPNGNGKQIESHMDQPCCRSLYDFEPENEGELGFKEGDIIILTNQIDENWYEGMINGESGFFPINYVEVLVPLPQ from the exons TTATTAAGTGAAAAGATAAGCGGTGCAGAAGGGACAAAACTCGATGAAGACTTCATGGAAATGGAGCGG AAAATAGAAGTCACAAACAAGTCTGTTTTTGAACTCATGACTAAAACCACAGAATACCTTCAACCAAACCCAG CATCAAGAGCCAAACTAGGAATGCTCAACACCGTGTCGAAGATCAGAGGGCAAGTAAAGACGACGGGTTATCCTCAAACTGAAGGGGTATTAGGAGACTGCATGCTGCGATATGGACGGGAACTGGGGGAGGAGTCCACTTTCG GGGCTGCGCTGGTAGACATTGGTGAAGCCATGAAACAGATGGCCGATATTAAAGACGCCCTCGATATCAATGTGAAACAGAACTTCATTGACCCACTTCAGACTCTACAAGACAAAGACCTCAAAGAGATTGTG CATCATTTGAAGAAACTGGAGGGTCGACGGCTAGATTTTGACTATAAGAAGAAGCGTCAAGGCAAGATTCCTGATGAGGAGATCAAACAAGCTGTGGAGAAGTTTGAGGAATCCAAAGAACTTGCTGAAAGGAGCATGTTCAACTTTTTGGAGAATGAT GTGGAGCAGGTGAGTCAGTTATCAGCTCTGATCGAGGCAGCGCTGGATTACCATCGACAGTCCTTGGAGATCCTGGAGGAACTCAAcagcaaaatacagaacag GATATCTAACGCAAGCAGCCGGCCCAAAAAAGAGTTCAAGCCAAAATCGATCGTGTCCAGTTTGGAGACTGTCGAGAACACACAGCACAATGGACTTTCCCACACCTCATCAGTCAAAACCACAG ATATCCAGGTCATCCACACTGTAAATGGAAAAA TTGATCagttcacacacacagcacCCACAGTACCCAATTTATCATGGCCTGACAGCCCCAATGGTAATGGCAAAC AGATAGAGTCACACATGGACCAGCCCTGCTGTCGATCGCTCTATGACTTTGAGCCGGAGAACGAGGGTGAGCTTGGTTTCAAAGAGGGAGACATCATCATCCTCACAAATCAGATTGATGAGAACTGGTATGAAGGCATGATTAACGGCGAATCAGGCTTCTTCCCCATAAACTACGTTGAGGTCCTAGTTCCCCTGCCTCAGTGA